One Symphalangus syndactylus isolate Jambi chromosome 9, NHGRI_mSymSyn1-v2.1_pri, whole genome shotgun sequence DNA segment encodes these proteins:
- the UFSP1 gene encoding inactive Ufm1-specific protease 1, whose product MGDKPPGFRGSRDWIGCVEASLCLAHFGGSQGRLCHVPRGAGLHGELERLYSHFAGGGGPVMVGGDADARSKALLGVCVGSGTEAYVLVLDPHYWGTPKSPSELQAAGWVGWQEVSAAFDPNSFYNLCLTSLSSKQQQRTLD is encoded by the coding sequence ATGGGCGACAAGCCCCCCGGCTTCCGGGGCTCCCGGGACTGGATCGGCTGCGTGGAGGCCAGCCTCTGCCTCGCTCACTTTGGAGGGTCCCAGGGACGCCTCTGCCACGTACCCCGGGGAGCGGGGCTGCACGGGGAGCTGGAGAGGCTTTACTCCCACTTCGCAGGGGGCGGGGGCCCGGTCATGGTTGGGGGGGACGCAGATGCCAGGTCCAAGGCCTTGCTGGGAGTCTGCGTCGGGTCAGGCACGGAAGCCTATGTCCTGGTATTGGACCCTCACTACTGGGGCACTCCAAAAAGCCCCAGTGAACTACAGGCTGCTGGGTGGGTAGGCTGGCAAGAGGTGAGTGCAGCCTTTGACCCCAACTCCTTCTACAACCTGTGCTTGACCAGCCTTAGCTCCAAACAGCAGCAGCGCACCTTGGACTGA